A stretch of the Argentina anserina chromosome 6, drPotAnse1.1, whole genome shotgun sequence genome encodes the following:
- the LOC126798551 gene encoding amino acid transporter AVT1I, whose amino-acid sequence MEAEPLDKSSLTIPLIIDAQQYDEPGSNIKVVEEELESNNSHPYSKATTSTLKTCFNGLNALSGVGILSVPYALATGGWSSLALLFLIAGSAFYTGLLIKRCMDMDSSIRTYPDIGDRAFGKKGKLLMSVFMNLELYLVATGFLILEGDNLHNMFPDMGFEVDGFKIGGKECFIVIVALIVLPTVWLDNLSLLSYVSASGVLASAIILGSILWTGAFDGVGFHEKGSPVKWRGIPTAISLYAFCYCAHPVFPTLYTSMRNKKQFSNVLLICFILCTICYASMAVFGYLMFGSGVQSQITLNLPTNKISSQVAIYTTLVNPISKFALMVTPIMAAAKRWFPRYQNKRFFNIFLSTTLVISCVIVALAVPFFAYLMALVGAFLSVTASIIMPCSCYLKISGSYRKIGCEMLIIWGIILLGVGVVIFGTYTSLVDIIGHL is encoded by the exons ATGGAAGCTGAACCCCTCGATAAATCTTCACTGACCATTCCTCTTATCATTGATGCGCAGCAATACGATGAGCCCGGAAGCAATATTAAGGTAGTTGAAGAAGAATTAGAGTCCAACAACTCTCATCCTTACAGTAAAGCCACAACATCTACCCTCAAGACCTGTTTCAATGGACTCAATGCTCTCTCAG GAGTTGGGATATTATCAGTTCCTTATGCACTGGCAACTGGGGGTTGGTCAAGTTTAGCACTTCTGTTTTTGATTGCTGGTTCAGCCTTTTACACAGGCTTGTTAATAAAGAGATGTATGGATATGGATTCTAGCATAAGAACTTATCCTGATATAGGCGACCGCGCATTTGGGAAAAAGGGAAAACTGTTGATGTCAGTTTTCATGAACTTAGAACTTTACTTAGTTGCAACAGGTTTCCTGATTTTGGAAGGAGATAACTTACACAACATGTTTCCAGACATGGGATTTGAAGTGGATGGTTTTAAAATTGGTGGGAAAGAATGCTTCATAGTGATTGTCGCCCTCATTGTCCTGCCAACTGTTTGGTTAGACAACTTGAGCCTTCTTTCTTATGTATCTGCTAGTGGGGTTTTGGCTTCTGCTATCATTCTGGGATCAATTTTGTGGACCGGTGCTTTTGATGGAGTTGGATTTCATGAGAAGGGGTCACCAGTTAAGTGGAGAGGGATCCCTACTGCAATCAGCTTATACGCCTTTTGTTACTGTGCTCATCCTGTGTTTCCTACCCTGTACACTTCTATGAGAAACAAAAAACAGTTCTCCAAT GTTCTCCTCATCTGCTTTATATTATGCACCATCTGTTATGCATCAATGGCAGTTTTTGGGTACTTAATGTTCGGGTCAGGGGTTCAGTCACAGATAACTCTAAACCTCCCAACTAACAAGATAAGCTCACAGGTCGCAATATACACCACCCTGGTCAATCCGATATCCAAATTTGCTTTGATGGTTACACCCATAATGGCTGCTGCAAAAAGATGGTTTCCTCGTTACCAGAATAAAAGATTCTTTAACATATTCCTGAGTACAACCCTGGTAATCAGCTGTGTCATTGTAGCTTTGGCTGTACCTTTTTTCGCATATCTCATGGCACTTGTTGGAGCATTTTTGAGCGTCACAGCTTCAATTATAATGCCGTGCTCTTGCTACCTAAAGATTTCTGGCAGTTACCGAAAAATCGGATGTGAGATGTTGATCATATGGGGTATAATACTACTAGGTGTGGGAGTCGTCATATTTGGTACTTACACATCTCTGGTAGATATAATAGGGCATCTGTAG